The following coding sequences are from one Microtus pennsylvanicus isolate mMicPen1 chromosome 1, mMicPen1.hap1, whole genome shotgun sequence window:
- the LOC142842648 gene encoding olfactory receptor 8K5-like, whose product MSPGNSTVPAEFILTGITHRPDLQLPLLGVFLVIYGVSVIGNLIMIILTKLDPRLHTPMYYFIRHLAFIDLGNCTVIYPKMMVNFVLDQNVISYYACAIQMAFNIAFIISELFILSAMAYDRYVAICNPLLYSAIMSQRRCHVLVGIPYLYSIFQAVLITSKIFTLTFCGSNVISHFYCDSIPTLLLLCSNARDIELVIILFSALNLISSLFVVLASYLLILLAIYGMHSAEGRKKAFSTCGSHLTVVVVFYGTLLFMYLQPKSTHSFETDKITSVFYTLVIPMLNPLIYSFRNKEVKNAFLRVFTDQCKLCT is encoded by the coding sequence ATGAGTCCCGGGAATTCAACAGTGCCAGCTGAATTCATTCTGACAGGAATCACACACAGGCCAGATCTGCAGCTTCCTCTTTTGGGTGTCTTCCTAGTCATCTATGGAGTCTCTGTGATAGGCAATCTGATCATGATCATTCTGACCAAATTGGATCCTCGACTTCACACACCTATGTATTATTTTATCAGACACCTGGCTTTCATTGATCTTGGCAACTGTACTGTCATTTACCCAAAGATGATGGTGAATTTTGTATTGGATCAAAATGTCATTTCTTACTATGCCTGTGCCATACAGATGGCTTTCAACATTGCGTTCATTATCAGTGAACTTTTTATCTTATCTgcaatggcctatgaccgctatgtggccatctgcaacccTTTGCTCTACAGTGCCATCATGTCTCAGAGACGTTGTCATGTGCTGGTGGGCATTCCATATCTCTACAGTATCTTCCAGGCTGTGTTAATAACTAGTAAGATTTTTACATTGACTTTCTGTGGCTCTAATGTCATTAGCCATTTTTACTGTGACAGCATCCCCACGTTACTTTTGCTATGTTCAAATGCACGGGATATAGAATTGGTGATCATATTATTTTCGGCACTTAATTTGATCTCCTCCCTCTTCGTAGTCTTAGCATCTTACCTTCTGATTCTGTTAGCCATATATGGAATGCATTCTGCAGAAGGCAGGAAAAAGGCCTTCTCCACTTGCGGGTCTCATCTGACAGTGGTGGTGGTATTTTATGGGACTCTACTCTTCATGTACTTACAGCCCAAATCCACACACTCATTTGAAACTGATAAAATAACGTCTGTGTTTTACACTTTAGTAATTCCCATGCTGAATCCCTTGATCTACAGCTTTagaaacaaagaagtgaaaaatgCTTTTCTAAGAGTCTTTACGGACCAATGTAAACTTTGTACTTAA
- the LOC142842649 gene encoding olfactory receptor 8K5-like — protein MSPGNSTVPAEFILTGITHRPDLQLPLLGVFLVIYGVALIGNLSMIILTKLDPRLHTPMYYFIRHLAFIDLGNCTVIYPKMMVNFVLDQNVISYYACAIQMAFYIAFIISELFILSAMAYDRYVAICNPLLYSAIMSQRRCHVLVGIPYLYSIFQAVLITSKIFTLTFCGSNVISHFYCDNVPMLLLLCSNARDIELVIILFSALNLISSLFVVLASYLLILLAIYGMHSAEGRKKAFSTCGSHLTVVVVFYGTLLFMYLQPKSTHSFETDKITSVFYTLVIPMLNPLIYSFRNKEVKNAFLRVFTDQCKLCT, from the coding sequence ATGAGTCCTGGGAATTCAACGGTGCCAGCTGAATTCATTCTGACAGGAATCACACACAGGCCAGATCTGCAGCTTCCTCTTTTGGGTGTCTTCCTAGTCATCTACGGAGTCGCCTTGATAGGCAACCTGAGCATGATCATTCTGACCAAATTGGATCCTCGCCTTCACACACCTATGTATTATTTTATCAGGCACCTGGCTTTCATTGATCTTGGCAACTGTACTGTCATTTACCCAAAGATGATGGTGAATTTTGTATTGGATCAAAATGTCATTTCTTACTATGCCTGTGCCATACAGATGGCTTTCTACATCGCTTTTATTATCAGTGAACTTTTTATCTTATCTgcaatggcctatgaccgctatgtggctatCTGCAACCCTTTGCTCTACAGTGCCATCATGTCTCAGAGACGTTGTCATGTGCTGGTGGGCATTCCATATCTCTACAGTATCTTCCAGGCTGTGTTAATAACTAGTAAGATTTTTACATTGACTTTCTGTGGCTCTAATGTCATAAGCCATTTTTACTGTGACAACGTTCCCATGTTACTTTTGCTATGTTCAAATGCACGGGATATAGAATTGGTGATCATATTATTTTCGGCACTTAATTTGATCTCCTCCCTCTTTGTAGTCTTAGCATCTTACCTTCTGATTCTGTTAGCCATATATGGAATGCATTCTGCAGAAGGCAGGAAAAAGGCCTTCTCCACTTGCGGGTCTCATCTGACAGTGGTGGTGGTATTTTATGGGACTCTACTCTTCATGTACTTACAGCCCAAATCCACACACTCATTTGAAACTGATAAAATAACGTCTGTGTTTTACACTTTAGTAATTCCCATGCTGAATCCCTTGATCTACAGCTTTagaaacaaagaagtgaaaaatgCTTTTCTAAGAGTCTTTACGGACCAATGTAAGCTTTGTACTTAA